One Malus domestica chromosome 11, GDT2T_hap1 genomic region harbors:
- the LOC139189423 gene encoding uncharacterized protein, whose product MPHPQTEKEKHFAKCQEGCRKDVEHCFRILHARWAIVKATTRMFDVEALRSIMMTCIILHNMIVEDEYDYDAVDEYEPDPMNNSRTCIYCTHDRTEDPVQHEPLERDGRYNEFIVQRYTDVQEPYWHVTRQNDLIEHQWGLHEGEDN is encoded by the coding sequence atgccacatccacagactgaaaaggaaaaacacttcgcaaaatgtcaagaagggtgtaggaaggatgtcgaGCATTGTTTTCGTATCCTACACGCTCGTTGGGCGATTGTCAAGGCTACAactagaatgtttgatgtcgaggctcttcgatccatcatgatgacgtgtattattctccataacatgattgttgaagatgagtatgattatgatgccgtcgatgaatatgagccggatccgatgaacaactcaagaacatgTATTTACTGTACTCATGACCGGACCGAAGATCCTGTGCAACACGAGCCGTTGGAAcgcgatggacgttacaatgaattcATCGTTCAGCGGTACACTGATGTGCAAGAGCCATACTGGCACGTAACCCGCcagaatgacttgattgagcaccagtggggattgcatgaaggcgaagataattaa
- the LOC139189424 gene encoding uncharacterized protein → MEEDEDDHHKRQRASHSRRVIEAVSQIAKPRRAANLDRKRERRGKDLLEDYFIPNSIFPNHVFRRRFRMQRNLFDKIMSAICNHDPYFMQKDDAFHVLGLIPEQKITVALRILAYGASTDQVDEIARMGRTTVLESLIWFCSAIEALYTNEYLRTLTPRDMRRLLRKGEMRGFPGMIGSIDCMHWTWKNCPNAWQGAYGDIK, encoded by the coding sequence atggaggaggatgaggatgatcacCATAAAAGGCAGagggcctcacattcccgccgtGTCATAGAAGCCGTTAGTCAGATAGCCAAACCCAGACGTGCTGCAAACCtcgatagaaaaagggaaagacgaggtaaagatctcttagaagattattttattcccaacaGCATATTCCCTAATCATGTttttagacgtcgttttagaatgcaacgaaatttgtttgacaaaatcatgagtgctatttgcaaccatgatccatactttatgcaaaaagatgatgcttttcatgttctaggtcttattcccgagcaaaaaattacggtTGCCTTGCGAAtacttgcatatggagcatctacagatcaagtggatgagatcgcgAGGATGGGAAGAACAACTGTTCTGGAGTCCCTAATTTGGTTTTGCTCTGCAATTGAAGCCTTATACACCAATGAGTACCTCCGGACACTCACGCCAAGGGACATGCGAAGGCTTctgaggaagggtgagatgcgaggcttccctggcatgattggaagcatcgactgcatgcattggacttggaaaaactgtccaaatGCGTGGCAAGGAGCTTATGGCGACATAAAATGA
- the LOC103447746 gene encoding zinc finger protein ZAT12 has protein sequence MKRSREDETLDLVNCLMLLSREPDSSPIKHENTNKDRVFVCKTCNREFPSFQALGGHRASHKKPKLMPGGAADLLHLAQSPGSPVKPKTHECPICGLEFAIGQALGGHMRRHREVMQAAAVRTQASPPMPVLKKSNSSKRVSCLNLDLNLDLHLAPPGYHQYDLTKLQLIS, from the coding sequence ATGAAGAGAAGCAGGGAAGACGAGACCTTAGACTTGGTCAATTGCCTAATGCTTTTGTCCAGGGAACCCGATTCCTCCCCAATCAAACACGAGAACACGAACAAAGACCGAGTTTTCGTATGCAAGACGTGTAATCGGGAGTTTCCCTCGTTCCAGGCCCTCGGAGGCCATAGAGCGAGTCACAAGAAGCCGAAGCTGATGCCCGGTGGGGCTGCCGACCTTTTACATTTGGCACAGTCACCGGGGTCGCCGGTTAAGCCCAAGACGCACGAGTGCCCGATTTGCGGGCTTGAGTTTGCGATTGGGCAAGCGCTTGGGGGACACATGAGGAGACATAGGGAAGTCATGCAAGCTGCGGCTGTTCGGACTCAGGCGTCACCGCCGATGCCGGTTTTGAAGAAGTCGAATAGCAGCAAAAGGGTGTCGTGCTTGAATCTGGACTTGAATTTGGATCTACATTTGGCACCACCGGGTTATCACCAATATGATTTGACGAAGCTGCAGTTGATTTCTTAA